atatcattttttgtaaTGGATTTTAACATTTGGTTTTCGATTATTGctcgtttaaaattatagtgttGGTTGACAATCTCCGACCAATAGATTTCAGATTGTTCCGACAAGCTTTTTGGCTTCTCTAACTGTTTTGTGGACAAAGACTCTTTGTTTTTGAGCAATTCTTCATCCGTGAGGTTCTCCAACAACGTCTGTACAGTATCGCGGAAGCATTCCAatgttagatatttattagaaaattaatgtaCTAGTATGTGTAGGTACAACCAATCTGGTCAACTTACCTTAAtggtacttatataatgttCAATTCTCGTGTGAACGAATATCGGATCATTCTCCGATTGCACAATGATACTCATATACAGTATTCCGTTGGGAATGTGATCTAAGGCCGCTACTACATATCCAAGTTGTTcctagaaattattattggaaatatttttttcgttatttgttattgtttttatgtataattttgtaattactcGACTACTAACAATTGTAATGTAATCACTTGTAAGTTACTCGGAACtcgcataaatattatattaaatattaaaacatataaaaatttttatttttcattaacattacttatacctataaaaccCCTTAAAAACCGAGTGTAACACCTAAAGAAGCTTTTAGATTCTTATTGTacccattaatttaatatatgtatactgcttatatttgttttaatacatacgtcatcatattattataaatcaaaccgTCTTTACCTGTGTACGCAAAATGTTAAAGCACGACTCTTCGATGATTTGATTAAACAGTTTAACTACCATGTTATCCTTCGTATTCTGAACACCACATTGCAGATTAAAAACAACAGCCGAGCTGCTATGAAATGCAGTTGTTTGTTCGTACACCAAGTTCTCACCTGaaatattatcgtaaaaaaccaGAATAATCGGAATGAATTAACCAAAGAGATCTAATCTAATATCTcagtttatatacaatatattaactatgaaATGTGTTcttaataacatacatttattattaatgtaccaACAGTTCTGAAAAATTCTACGTTTCTGAActacattaattgtataaaaaaaattctagaaaattcaaaaaaataatgttttaccgaattaaaataacaaatataaatctgCATTTATagcaaatatttgaaatttcttcttgaagtattttatttttaaagttcaaaattttaaaaaaaatgttctggaTAACCtggtatacagtatacactatatgAGTTATAGGGCGATTACATACATGTGTTCACAAAcgtgtttaaacatttttgggtATGAAATGGactaatagacaatagtaaacgtcgatcattttataatatttattatttatcatagtatTGAACActcaaaaatcaaagttttatattgtttttatcagATTTTATAGCATATTTGCTAAATTACACTATTTAAAGGCCAAAGAAAGTatacattatgaattatgatagatgtttagaatttaaacACCCACACAATTTAttggtaaaatgtatattattacacaatggCAAGGATTTGGTTGGAAGCcctaatgttataaattataatattaaacaacctatacaataaaaaagttacGAAACATTCAGAgattaacgataaaaataaaccattgttatattaaaatatgttaaaaactaatttggtaaagaataaatattaacattaatcaatagtaataatagtacctacctatttcgTAATACTGGAGAATGAATAtcactataaattatgatttgattAAAAGCTGTTACTTACCATTGTCAATTTCGACTTCTCTTATTCTGATCATTTCTTGTAGTGATACTGGTCGAACATTTCTATTGCTCAAAAATGGCTTCTCCAATTCGTCGACAAGGTTTTGTGCcatctaaacaaaataaaaccaaatatgCCATTAAACAAACTAACGAATTAAATTACCATTATAGTATACCTTATATAAGTTATGGGTAGTCTAAGTCatagtacaaattataataatatgtacttacggatttatctatatttccataaattaatgattccATGTGAAAATGTGACCAAAACTTATTCATGAAGTCTCGAACGCTGTCCATGTCAATGTCTagggtaattaatttttataaattattcaacaactcaaatttataaaatatgttggtaTGTATTTACCttgaattgattttataatttcactaGGACTCCATGCAATGTCTGTTAAAATCATCTCTGTATACTGCATTGCTCTGTAATACGGCTGTTCCATCTCGATATTATTCTGATCTcgaattttctataaatcaacaatttgtataagttattttaaacgcacgttattttgttatataaatataattaattaatttacttcttCTTTACTAAGTTCAAGACGCCGTGGATGAATATTGAACGTCAAAAgtttttcaatagtttttttcaataatctaCGTATCTTGTGATCGAAACCGTTAagtataatctaaatattaattatttgaaaattataagatttatacatgtttattataatactataacattaCACTGAATCCGTCACGTCCTGATTCAGCTGTTAGTTCAACTTGAGATCTAGTTCTATTGAatgtatttttggaaaaatcttcattaaataatgtcaCAAAAATGTCCATAATACACAAATTGAATGGATCAATCGCAACGATAGGACtgtaagaaaatttaataattgatcaataagttaaaataattcaaagaaAAGTCTAGAGTAATAAACATCAAAACGTATAagtaaaataccaataattgaaagattaaataaatgtcctggatttttatttttttttatgaatgggtgtatttaaaaacatattttacatattttagagaaactatttaatattttttaatgttaatgatttgaaaaaagtgtttatttttaaaaggttcaggatttttatcaaagtttaaaaatatctattaatacattgtacattataatttcgtttattataaattattaaatttaccatgaaaaataacgttataatttttaaaaatattcaaacttttGAAACTTTCTAACGATAGTTTTCTGAACCTTAGAATTTTTGTGATGAAAGCTATTAAGTGGTGCACCCGGCACCGGTGtcgttttaaatctaaaactaatagtttttaaaaataaattttataattttgttgaataaGAAATGTACCAGGAAGTAGGAATTATACGattgacaatttattattatttatattattttaaatataaaggcGTTTTACctgaaaaatttaactaaaacatATGCTTTGGGTAATCTGAATTCTgtatctttttttaaccaGCATCTCAGAATCGcagaatcataaaatatttgtgggaTATCGGGTTCCTTCATTatggaagaaaaaaaaaatattatttaataagttaataatacattgcataatattatagataatggtTCGTTACGTTATTTTCAATTGGCACTAGGTTAAAGTTTTTAGCAATGTATTTGTTCTTTAATGGCATTTTAAAATCGTTGCAAATATCATCTTCGAGCCAatactaagaaaataaaagattattaatattatatatgaattttaagtaTCTTATTGCGTTACTAAAAGTACAACAATCAGTTGTTGTAAAACTTACATTAATTGTTTCCACTGGAATTTTAGATAGTGTAAACGGTGTCCCGTAATATTTGTCCTCTGCATTAGTCTGGTCTTGAAATGTTTTGGAAATAACAGTGACTCTGAAAtagtatttcattaatgcaattattaaaatcaatcacagaaaaattgtgtatatatttttgaaatgtattcgAATTTTGAGCGAACGTAAGTCTCGGTGGTTGTGAATTAACTCGTTtttcttatatgtatataatctaCAAacctaatgataatataattttcatgttggttttaaatgaaaaaaaatatttatttatgtataatatttattatatttatttctgctattaaaatagtcaacaaattataataagatataacgACTGTTTGATTATCTAGTGttacatgaaataaataattttaatttgtgagtACCATCCTTTCTTGTAGGTATGCCtcgtacttataaattataattctcatTCATACCTCATATTGTTTGGtctaaaataagataaaagttCTGTTATTAAATCTGGTTTCCATTCTTCAATTAAATATCCAGCTGTCAAAACATCTTTCAATGTATATATCTGAACACGAGGAAAAAaagatttgataatattatagagacattaaattgaattaaaaccatgaCTTACCATCATCCGAGAAGTAAGATTCATTACATAATGTAATGGTGGTTCTTCGTCTTTATACTGAAATTCTATtgcattaacatttttgatttcttcGTGGATCCATTCTTGAGGGCCTTGACGTTTTAACATATTCAAATACTACAGCGCATATAAATTATggaaaatatgtaggtattttaattaatatttaaattttgttgtcgatttaattcaatttattacagATCACATTACCTGAAATATTACTTTGATTATGTCATCGATATAATTCAATCCTATTTCTGTCAATTCTACGAGAATTTCATACTGTTCAATTCCTCtagcttcaaaaatatttgaacctAATGATCCACAAGACCATCCTTTCTTCACTAAAATAGCTGCAAGACCCGATAGACcgttatgatttaatatcacgttcaaatattcaacaggctgatattat
This genomic stretch from Rhopalosiphum maidis isolate BTI-1 chromosome 3, ASM367621v3, whole genome shotgun sequence harbors:
- the LOC113557884 gene encoding insulin-degrading enzyme-like, with the protein product MSGPVKHRFDNITKSPSDQRNYRGLKLNNDLTIMLINDPNTNVSAASLSVAVGCLNDPNELPGLAHFCEHMLFMGTKKYPEENAFSQFIRQNGGYYDGCTKSDETNYYCSSKTDSLAPLLDRFSRFFYEPLFTLSSIESEINCINAEHEHNKFDDNWRLNQLRRSLADPTHPFKTFGTGTKQTLWDITNKNNIRVKLLEFYSKWYSSNLMYLAVLGKEDLDILEDMVSSLFIHIERKDVSMPLWVDPIYKEEQLATKTIVVPVKDIRRLYVYFLIEDQLPYYKTILVKKGWSCGSLGSNIFEARGIEQYEILVELTEIGLNYIDDIIKVIFQYLNMLKRQGPQEWIHEEIKNVNAIEFQYKDEEPPLHYVMNLTSRMMIYTLKDVLTAGYLIEEWKPDLITELLSYFRPNNMRVTVISKTFQDQTNAEDKYYGTPFTLSKIPVETINYWLEDDICNDFKMPLKNKYIAKNFNLVPIENNEPDIPQIFYDSAILRCWLKKDTEFRLPKAYVLVKFFSPIVAIDPFNLCIMDIFVTLFNEDFSKNTFNRTRSQVELTAESGRDGFSIILNGFDHKIRRLLKKTIEKLLTFNIHPRRLELSKEEKIRDQNNIEMEQPYYRAMQYTEMILTDIAWSPSEIIKSIQDIDMDSVRDFMNKFWSHFHMESLIYGNIDKSMAQNLVDELEKPFLSNRNVRPVSLQEMIRIREVEIDNGENLVYEQTTAFHSSSAVVFNLQCGVQNTKDNMVVKLFNQIIEESCFNILRTQEQLGYVVAALDHIPNGILYMSIIVQSENDPIFVHTRIEHYISTIKTLLENLTDEELLKNKESLSTKQLEKPKSLSEQSEIYWSEIVNQHYNFKRAIIENQMLKSITKNDILEFYHQKVKQTGPKRCNLTIHIRSSMNQKPEEHNHCSDSSTSDNGSLIISDIHKIDDINKFKTSHHLFPAQTSFIPIEPRIQSLYYEHYSLLPKVEYRQ